A section of the Glandiceps talaboti chromosome 8, keGlaTala1.1, whole genome shotgun sequence genome encodes:
- the LOC144439216 gene encoding Na(+)/dicarboxylate cotransporter 3-like has protein sequence MGCREKFEFLPLVLAKRNLFIVILTPLLLLPVPLCYPTPAGKCGYVVVVMMVFLVLEALPLPITGMIPLVSFPLLGIQDYQTVAKSYAVDTILFIMAVMIVATAVESTNLHRRIVLRCLLLLGSNPYRILIGLMCSGFFLSMWVPNIAVIAMMMPIAIGINKELGSKRILKEIQSTPSQQGHHSELLEMTNIDIENETNKVEDQQKPEGYRAGKYILLGLLYSVNLGGSATLIGTIIPPVANGQMVIEYGPDSTMTYGKWLAFALPLELLCLVSTYLWIVFLMWRITKKNRKNNKYADVEEMASNGEIIIANAENSKTGVHDYIKQECIQLGSMKWAEACTLVIIIVLTLLWCFADLDSIDGWFSLFPDRYPSLTCVTSGFAILFFIVPRDFEQFKLTQKSENFKAILDWKYVVKKVPWGINIVLGAYFALGNGIKATGVFAGIETLMAKGLADVDDWIIVLAITVIAAVLTEFTGNVAILLVFFPIVTALAKATNTHPHLFVIPLTLACNMALMLPIATAPNLVFYSYKEVTTGDMIKCGWMVNVLSLILLNLLINTYGYVIFDYSNNPTWASTTTTTLVMTNFTTTL, from the exons ATGGGTTGCCGTGAGAAATTTGAATTTCTCCCACTCGTGCTGGCAAAGCGAAACCTTTTCATAGTTATACTTACGCCACTTCTGCTATTACCGGTACCTCTATGTTACCCAACACCG GCTGGAAAATGTGGTTATGTCGTAGTAGTCATGATGGTGTTTTTGGTGCTGGAAGCACTTCCTTTACCTATCACTGGTATGATACCACTAGTTAGCTTTCCGTTGTTAG GTATACAAGATTACCAAACAGTTGCCAAGAGTTATGCTGTGGATACAATACTGTTTATCATGGCTGTGATGATAGTTGCGACGGCAGTAGAAAGTACCAACCTACATAGACGGATAGTTTTACGTTGCTTGTTACTGCTAGGATCAAATCCATACAG AATCCTAATTGGTTTGATGTGTTCAGGCTTCTTTTTATCGATGTGGGTTCCCAATATTGCTGTTATTGCAATGATGATGCCAATTGCTATAGGAATAAACAAGGAACTGGGGAGCAAACGCATATTAAAG GAGATTCAGAGTACACCTTCGCAGCAGGGCCATCATTCCGAACTACTTGAGATGAC AAATATTGATATCGAAAATGAGACCAATAAAGTAGAGGATCAGCAGAAGCCTGAAGGTTATCGAGCCGGCAAATATATATTACTTGGTCTATTATATAGTGTCAATTTAGGCGGCTCTGCGACGTTGATTGGAACTATTATACCTCCAGTAGCAAATGGACAGATGGTGAT AGAATACGGACCTGACAGTACAATGACTTACGGAAAATGGCTAGCCTTTGCTTTACCCTTAGAGTTGTTGTGTTTAGTCTCTACGTATTTATGGATTGTCTTCCTAATGTGGCGAATAACGAAGAAAAACCG AAAGAATAATAAATATGCAGACGTGGAAGAGATGGCTAGCAATGGTGAGATAATTATAGCAAATGCAGAGAACTCAAAGACTGGTGTGCATGACTACATAAAGCAAGAATGCATACAACTTGGTAGTATGAA ATGGGCCGAAGCCTGCACtttagtaataataatagtattgACACTGCTTTGGTGTTTTGCTGATTTGGATAGCATAGACGGATGGTTTTCATTGTTTCCAGATAG ATACCCTAGCCTTACATGTGTTACAAGTGGATTTGCAATACTTTTCTTTATTGTACCTCGTGATTTCGAACAATTTAAACTTACAC AAAAATCTGAGAATTTTAAAGCTATTCTTGATTGGAAATATGTAGTCAAAAAGGTACCATGGGGAATAAATATAGTACTTGGCGCTTATTTTGCACTGGGGAATGGCATTAAG gCTACGGGTGTATTCGCTGGAATTGAAACACTAATGGCGAAGGGTCTTGCAGATGTAGACGACTGGATAATTGTATTGGCTATCACAGTAATTGCAGCCGTTCTGACCGAATTTACTGGAAACGTTGCCATTCTACTTGTTTTCTTTCCCATTGTCACAGCACTG GCAAAGGCAACAAATACTCACCCTCACTTATTTGTGATACCACTGACATTAGCTTGCAACATGGCCTTGATGTTACCAATTGCAACAGCTCCAAATTTGGTGTTTTATTCGTATAAAGAAGTCACGACTGGTGATATG ATTAAATGTGGTTGGATGGTGAACGTACTATCCTTGATTTTACTGAACCTACTAATCAATACATATGGTTATGTTATTTTTGACTACAGCAACAATCCAACGTGGGCATCAACTACCACAACTACTCTTGTTATGACTAATTTTACTACGACTCTGTGA
- the LOC144438665 gene encoding Na(+)/citrate cotransporter-like, whose protein sequence is MAHTAKVLRLLLAKRNIFIVLLTPLLSLPLPILIPTPAGKCGYVTIIFVVFLLFEAIPLPITGLLPTIAFPLLGIQDYKSVAQNYCNDTMLFVIAVVIIASAVESTNLHKRIVLRILSILGSSPYRLLAGLMCSGFLLSMWIPNIAVVPMMMPIAIGINQELGKQHNVVHKLKSKPPQLTNAPDAEMVDTVDMESRSGEDGFGDGQEAGKYPAGKYMLLGLLYSINLGGSATLIGTVMPLLANGQLEIQYGPGTVVSYGKWLAFAFVVELCCLVCTTIWIMFLMWWVLWKDRKNKMYEQEAEHEVNAANSEIQLVNVGKQSKTNVHAYIKQESLKLGKLTWAEGCTLVLILIITLLWCFTDLDDVDGWFSLFMDGYPSVTCVTSGFAVLFFIIPNDFNQFSLAHEPEKYKAILDWNYVLKKIPWGIFVLVVGGYFALGSGIKTTGALTGLSDVLSESLTDVEVWKLVLIITILAAIMTEFIGNIAILLVFFPICVTLAEVSNSHPHLLVVPMVLACNMALMLPIATAPNLVFYTYNEVTIGDMVKCGWMVNVISLLFVNVLINSYGYVIFDFDTIPEWASSSSESTFAMSNYTTLENTTM, encoded by the exons aTGGCTCACACTGCGAAGGTTCTTCGACTTCTTCTGGCAAAACGAAACATTTTTATAGTTTTACTTACGCCACTACTGTCGTTACCCTTGCCAATACTTATCCCAACACCG GCTGGGAAATGTGGTTATGTTACCATAATCTTTGTGgtatttttgttatttgagGCAATTCCATTGCCTATTACTGGTCTGTTACCAACAATTGCCTTTCCATTATTAG GTATACAAGACTACAAATCAGTTGCCCAGAATTACTGTAATGACACTATGTTGTTTGTCATTGCTGTGGTGATAATTGCGTCGGCAGTAGAAAGTACCAACCTACATAAACGAATCGTTCTACGTATCCTATCGATTCTAGGATCAAGTCCTTACAG ACTCCTCGCTGGTTTGATGTGCAGCGGCTTCTTGCTGTCGATGTGGATTCCCAATATAGCTGTTGTCCCAATGATGATGCCTATTGCAATTGGAATAAACCAGGAATTGGGTAAACAACACAATGTG GTGCATAAGCTGAAGAGTAAACCTCCACAGCTGACTAATGCACCTGATGCGGAAATGGTTgacactgt TGATATGGAATCTAGATCTGGTGAAGATGGATTTGGAGATGGACAGGAAGCTGGAAAATATCCTGCCGGGAAATACATGCTACTTGGTTTGCTGTATAGTATCAATTTAGGTGGATCGGCGACTTTGATTGGAACTGTTATGCCTCTATTGGCTAATGGACAGTTAGAAAT TCAATATGGTCCTGGTACTGTAGTGAGTTATGGAAAGTGGCTGGCTTTTGCGTTCGTAGTAGAACTGTGTTGTTTAGTTTGCACAACAATATGGATTATGTTCCTGATGTGGTGGGTACTGTGGAAAGACCG AAAGAACAAAATGTATGAACAAGAAGCAGAACATGAAGTAAATGCCGCCAACAGTGAAATACAGCTAGTAAATGTGGGAAAACAGTCCAAGACAAATGTTCATGCTTACATAAAGCAAGAAAGCTTAAAACTTGGTAAACTGAC ATGGGCAGAAGGTTGCACTCTTGTTTTGATCCTGATAATAACATTACTTTGGTGTTTCACTGATCTGGATGACGTAGACGGGTGGTTTTCATTGTTTATGGACgg ATACCCTAGCGTAACATGCGTTACAAGTGGATTTGCAGTACTTTTCTTCATAATACCTAACGATTTCAACCAATTCAGCCTTGCAC ATGAACCTGAGAAGTATAAAGCCATTCTTGATTGGAATTACGTACTCAAAAAAATACCATGGGGAATATTCGTACTAGTTGTTGGTGGATATTTTGCACTGGGGAGTGGTATCAAG ACTACGGGTGCATTGACGGGACTGTCAGACGTACTATCAGAAAGTCTTACAGATGTAGAGGTCTGGAAACTAGTGCTGATTATCACCATACTTGCGGCCATCATGACGGAATTCATTGGGAATATTGCTATCTTGCTTGTTTTCTTTCCCATTTGCGTAACACTG GCAGAGGTATCAAATAGCCACCCTCATTTATTAGTAGTACCTATGGTACTAGCTTGCAACATGGCCTTGATGTTACCAATTGCAACAGCTCCTAATTTGGTGTTTTATACTTATAATGAAGTCACGATTGGTGATATG GTCAAGTGTGGCTGGATGGTAAATGTAATATCCCTGCTATTCGTGAACGTCCTTATCAATTCCTACGGTTACGTTATCTTCGACTTCGACACAATTCCAGAGTGGGCATCATCATCTTCTGAGAGTACATTTGCTATGAGCAATTATACGACCCTGGAAAATACTACAATGTAG